In Corylus avellana chromosome ca2, CavTom2PMs-1.0, the following proteins share a genomic window:
- the LOC132169240 gene encoding uncharacterized protein LOC132169240, with translation MKWFKPLGEASSSAPKEVHTGNGKLKQPNEEGVESPELLSLEIDENAEGTSKRKRKRRKYPEWHGLHDLKEKIEIHVGQLFANPSNFKEALQLYAVQNCFDYTYMHNDKKRVSAYCKQKCGWRVYASWKSNTKYFQIKTLEKVHNCGSHYYNKRVSIKWAANRYIDNFRDQPNWKASALKEAVRRDYNVELTLLACYRAKRMALKLLARSDDGQYKFTRAYCNALRQWNPGSSTYIQRNGIFFKRIYVSLDACKRGFLAGCRPMICVDACFMKGQHGGQLHAAIARDVNDNIFPIAYALCETESRGTWTWFLNTLLEDIGNPREHKWSFMSDRQKGLMEAIEYLMPDVEHRLCVRHLHANFKNKSYKGKAYKDALWGAA, from the exons ATGAAGTGGTTCAAGCCATTGGGTGAAGCATCATCATCAGCTCCTAAGGAGGTTCACACTGGAAATGGCAAACTCAAACAACCGAATGAAGAGGGTGTGGAAAGTCCTGAACTGCTCAGCCTAGAAATTGATGAGAATGCTGAAGGtacaagtaaaagaaaaagaaaaaggagaaagtaTCCGGAATGGCATGGACTGCATGATCTGAAAGAGAAGATTGAAATACATGTGGGACAATTATTTGCAAACCCATCTAACTTTAAAGAGGCACTACAGCTGTATGCAGTACAAAATTGCTTCGATTACACATACATGCATAACGACAAAAAGCGTGTTTCAGCCTATTGTAAGCAAAAATGTGGATGGAGAGTATATGCATCATGGAAGAGTAATACAAAATACTTTCAAATAAAGACATTAGAAAAAGTTCATAATTGTGGAAGTCATTACTACAATAAAAGAGTGTCAATCAAGTGGGCAGCAAACCGATACATCGATAACTTCAGAGATCAACCAAATTGGAAGGCTAGTGCTTTGAAAGAGGCGGTTCGAAGGGATTACAATGTGGAGCTAACTTTGCTTGCTTGCTACCGTGCCAAACGAATGGCATTGAAGTTATTAGCCAGATCAGATGATGGGCAATACAAATTTACGAGAGCGTATTGTAATGCACTACGTCAGTGGAATCCCGGTAGCTCAACTTACATACAAAGAAATGGGATATTCTTTAAAAGGATATACGTTTCCTTAGATGCTTGTAAGCGGGGTTTCTTGGCTGGATGTAGGCCGATGATATGTGTGGATGCCTGCTTTATGAAAGGTCAGCATGGTGGGCAACTGCATGCTGCCATTGCACGGGATGTGAATGATAACATCTTCCCAATAGCATATGCTTTATGCGAGACTGAAAGTAGAGGCACATGGACATGGTTTTTGAACACTTTGTTGGAGGATATTGGGAATCCAAGGGAGCACAAGTGGTCATTTATGTCGGACAGACAAAAG GGGCTGATGGAAGCCATAGAGTACCTGATGCCTGATGTGGAACACAGGCTATGTGTTCGACATTTGCATGCAAACTTCAAGAACAAGAGTTACAAGGGCAAAGCGTACAAGGATGCATTGTGGGGTGCAGCTTGA